AAAAGAAAATTAGACAAATTCAGATATGAGATTTGGAAACCGGAATAACCCGACCCGAAATTTTCATGCAAAGCCGAACGCCGAGGACTGACTTGCGTCCAACGTACGTATGCACGAAACGGTGTCGGAAGAGGACACAATCCAAACCGCAAGTACAGACGGGCCCCTCATATATGCTAGTATCCTTTTGTGTGAGACAGGACGGCGCAGAGCTTATATCCGACCTACGTTCTACTTGTTTTCGTCCTTAATTAACTCCTTGTCCGACGTTACGACGGCGAGGCCGCGCGCCGCCAACCGATGGACATCCCCACGGACGCCCTCGTCGAGATCCTGGTGAGGCTGCCGCTCATCGCCCGCCTCGAGGCCCGCCTCGTCTGCCGGCTCTGGCGGGAGGTCGTCACCCAGCGCACGTGGACGGACATGCGGAGGCTCGGCAACATCCTCGCTGTGGACAGCGAGGGACTCGCGCACTTCGCCGGTGCGGGGGCATTGCCTGAGATCTCAGGCCTGGAGCATTGGCAACCGAGGACACGGCCGCATgagcatcgtcggcacctgcaaccaCATCGTCTGCCTGTGCTACGACGGCGACTGGGGGGCCGGCTACCCCGGCGGCGACGTCCAGCTGGTCAACCCGGCGACCGACTACGGGTTCGGGCTCCCGGAGCTTCCACTGTCTGACACCGCCGTCATGCGGAAGCCGGGCGGCTGGAGGTGGCACGAGACGTACGTCTTCGCGCGCCACCCAACGACGCGGCAGTACAAGATCGTGCACGTCCCCTGCCACTTGGACCGGTTCTGTAACCCCGGCATGGTGCAGGTATTCACGCTGGGGGAGGCATCGTGGCGGGAGGTGCATGCCGGCCCCGACTCCAGGCGCGCCCCCGGCGCCTGCCGCCTCACCGACGTCGACGGCACGGTGTACTGGGTCACGAAGGGCCGCAGGAAGATCATGTCGCTCGACCTGGGAGACGTGCGCGTGAAGCCCGTCGAGCCTCTTCCCGTGCCTGTCAAACCGGCCCGCTGCCGTCGACGACAGCGACGACGCGGTGACGGTATGGGTCCGTGCCTAACGAACGTGCACGGGAGGCTGGGGGCGGCcgtcgaggacgacgacgacgagtcGGTGACAGTATGGGCCCTACAGGGCGAGCGGTGGAGCCGCCGTTACGTGGTGAAGGCGCACAGGCTCGCGATGCCGTACTTCGCTCACGGCGACTGCGTCCTGACGCTTGGAAGCGCCGGCAAAAAGTTTGCCGTGTATTGGCACAACGTGAGTGAAGCGGAGAGGTCACAGGGCAGCGTGGTGCAGATCAGAGACAAGGACCGACACAACGGGGAAGTACTCTCTTCCTCTTACCGCATCGACCGGACGTTTTCCTACGTCCGGACCACAGCGCGGCCTTGGTCGGTAACTGATCGTGAATCTGCAGGGGTTTCGTAGAGATATTTTATGGAGTGGTATTGTACTTGGATGACAATATAGACCGTATGtgacaaaataaaaaaataaagttGTCTAAGTTAATGAGTAGTACTACTTTGGGGGATTGGCTACAGGACCAGGGCCGGATCCACCTGAGGTCATGGCAGGGCCGGTCCTGAAATTTCAGGGGCCCGGAGAGAAACTACAATCCGGGGCCCTTCGGGCCCTTAGTATAAATGTCTAACTAGTAATTATCATGCTTGCTCAATCTAATTTTCAGTTCATTCCAAGAGTTCATGTTGGTAATGTGGTCAACACTAGATTCATGTTCTTTCAGTCTCTCACTAATATGCCGCCAATCACAGAACCCATCATGCCCCAATGCACTCTTGCATTTATCGGAATTGAAAAGCTTACAGCAAaaacaaaacactttttttgcgTGTTTTGAAAAAACTAACTATCTCCTATCACACACCTCTTCATTGCTCATTTTTCTTGAGTAATGGCTATACGAAAAATGTCTTAAAGTTTCATCCAAAGGATATTTAGTGTCTTCTTCTTCCCTATTATAGGCCCTTTTCCACTAATATGTCTATCGCTTTGTTATCAAGACTACCCCAATTGCTTGGATCATAAATATCCATAGTAATAACCAGTTCCTCATCAACACTAGCAGATTCTGCCGCAAATGAATTAAATATGGGCTCATGATCACTCACATAGGTATCATCCATGTCGATGTCAACATCGTCTTCTGTAGGGGTATGACCATCATTTTCCCGATTGGCATTAGTTTGATCGTCCGCGAGAACTATCGCCAACTCCTCTGGATTTCTTGAAGTGCCTGTGTTGCTCTTATAATATTTAAAAAGAGATCCTTTCATTGCCTCTTTCTCCTCATCTGCTTCcttgttcttttttcttttaaGACTTCCGGATGGATACTTTTTACCCGAAGCCTATGATCTTGCTGAAATTGATAGGAACAATTAGCAGAAAGCTAATTAAAATATTAGATTATTGCAGATGATCTTCATCTAATATCATGACAAAATCTGGCGGGGCACAATATAGTACCTTCTCTCTGTAATCTAATCTGGCTATATGTGTTCAATCCTCAAAGATTTGATCGCCCAGCCAACAATTTCCTATTGACCTGTTGATTCAGGAATCATGATTAAAAAAAACAGGAACAAGAACACTAGAACAGGCGAGGGCAGACGGCAGAGCCGCAGAGTGCACGAGGAGAGACGTACCTGCTGGCTGCTGCAGTCGGCGTTTCGTTCCGTCGTTCCTCGTTCGTGCGAGGCCGCAGAGACGCAGAGTTCAAGACGGCGATTAAACGAACAGAAGTCAGCGGAAGAACGACCGATCCGAAGGAAAAGGAAACCATGAATCAGCGATTCCTTTCCTGTGCACGTACTGTGTACGTGGTTGAAACATGGGCAAGGCCCACATCTCTCTTTCTTTCCTAGGCTGAGGCGTCGCTTACTTTGGGTCTTTGGCTTCATTTTTTTTCACTCGAAGTATACCTGTCTACGTAGGCATACCTGGGGAGGGGGCCCCTGACTTTGTGTGCAATATTTTTTTCTGCAAGACGCCATGCCTTGTTTATTACCATGAAAATTGTAGAGTTGCAATTTTAGCCATGTCCTTAAGGTAGGTATTGTCACTGTGATAGGGAAAAAAAAGCTCTTGCTATGTAAATATTTTAGGTATCACATTGGGTAAAAAAGAAAATTTGAACACCCAAGTCTGAAATCCTGGATCCGCCAATAACAGGATAGTCAACTGAAAACAATATTTGAGTCGGTCGACTGACGCAAAACTTGTTTCAGTCGATTATGTactagtttttttttcttttttcatgcACATGCACGGACACACACTACACACACTCTAAAAGTGGCATGCATCCGATCCATGCATGTGCGCTGCAAGAGTCTTCAACCGAAGACATGCATGCATGAAGGCTACTGGCTACCGCGTGCACTCAGCAATGGAACGGAAATCGACTGAAGAAAGTATAGGGTCAGTCAACTCCATTGTGAGCTCTCACACCGTATCACAAAGCACTTCAATCAACGGTCACAGAATCGACTGACCGAAAATTAAAAATTCAGTCGCCTGACTTATAGCTAAAGTGGTACTTTGGATCTACAGGGTCGTAGAAGATAGACGTAACAAAACGGAGTACCGTACGTGACTAAAATACTACTCCAAAATAGACATATCGCTAGCCAGACAATGAGGAGAGGCGAGATCACCATTTCTTGGCCTGACCCTTGCCCTTGTGGTCACCGGCGCAGCGGTCCATCTCATCTATGTACGCGTCGGCGGTGGGAGGATCGTCGTCTTCGTCCGTGCTGGTGGAGCCACTCTCAAACGCCGTTGAGATTTAGCCGGAGAGGCGACGGATGGCGCCGGTCTGCTCATTCACATGGCGGGCTGCCTTGGCCATGGCGGTCTCTTTCTCCCTCGCGAGGCGCTCCGAAGCTTCGAGCCTGAGTAGGAGTGCCTTCGCATTTTTGTGCAAGAGGCACCTAGCGTCCTAGTCCGCCATGGTCAGTGTATGGCGCATGACCTCCCGGACGAGCGCCTCCTCCGAGTCGACGAGGACGGAGCGGGCGCTTTGGAGGGAAGAGCCGGCCTCCGCTGCAGCCACAGCCCGCCGTCGCTCGCGGCGTGCTGCCTTGGCCTCTGACTCCGGCATTCGCCGCACGGAAGCCGCGAGCACGAGCATCCAAGGCTGCCTGGTAGAGTTGGTGTCAGAAGGGAAGGGGAGAGGGCCGCCCTGCTTCGGATCAGGAGCGATGGAGAGCGGGACAGGCGAGCGCGGGCCGCATTGCGGCGGGCGCCACGGAGTTCGAGCTCCCACCTGTGTCTAGCCGCGACCGCTGGATGGCGATGCAGAGCGTCATCGCATCGCTGCCAGCGCCGGAGCCCTCCTCCTTCAGGCTGGCCCAGTCTATGGGATCGGTCTCACTATCGGAGGCGTGGTCGGACCTATACATGGTCGAGCGGACGGACAGATTGAGAGAGGAAGGGGAGAAGATGGAGTGGCATGGAGAGGGCGACATGACTGAGAAATGTTTGACTAGGGTTCGTCGGGTCCAATGGAGTTTTGTAGGGACAGTAATTGGAGCGTCACAGGCCATAGCGGGCCGGTCCGGCGTGGCGGCGGTGCCCGGGCGTGTCCGGACCTCTCATACCCGCCCAATATATGAAGTTGTCGGACATCCCTAACTTTGGGCTAGTTGCGAGGAGCCCGCTTAACTGCGTTTTGTGATAAAAGTTCGGAAAATGCATAATTTTGCCCGACCGATTTTAGGCAGCTCGTAAGccgccactagtagaaaacagggctttcgttcgggcctggccagcccattagtcccggttctgcacgaaccgggacccatggggtgcattagtcccgatttgtgagcccagggggccggccggggcctcgtgggcattggtcccggttcgtttcgacccatttgtcccggttctaggcacgaaccgggaccaatgggccccgcttctggcccacagccattggtccTGGTTTGTGGCTCGAACCGGCATAGAAGGgggagctttagtcccggttccagccacgaaccgggacaaatgagttgcctatatatacccatcgccgcggcagagcactccacagtgctctgttttttgctggccggcgagggggagggcattgggtgctctagctcacctcctatgcacatgaggtgttcgatgaaatgcccgagccacactagttaagctttctcctctcgaagctcgacctccgagctccatttttcccgagatttgtctaggtttatatTAGCGGTCGGTCACGCCCCGTCCctgtcttcaccgccgtcgatcgcccacgccgatctcgtcgccggcaccactgTGGTGGGCcacttgttcttatcttctttctgaaagaaaaaaattcttactttacatagatacttgtctaattttcttacttttgacacacataattatatataatgcacgcagatgaaccggcaatggatgtacggtgacagacacacctccgattacattaagggcgtgcatgattttctcgaagtggctgaggcaaacatgcagaatggttttatgtgttgtccatgccctaaatgtgggaatacgaagtcttactctgaccggaaaatccttcacacccacctgctttacaagggtttcatgccacactataatgtttggacgaggcacggagaaataggggttatgatggaagacggcgaagaagaagaggacgatgacaactatgtgcccctgaatacggtgatgctgcaacgggggaagctgctgaagatcaagaggaaccagacgatgtgcccgatgatgctgcaacgggggaagctgctgaagatcaagaggaaccagacgatgtgcccgatgatgatgatctccgccgggtcattgtcgatgcaaggacgcaatgcgaaagtcaaaaggagaagctgaagttcgatcgcatgttagggaatcacaaaaaagggttgtaccccaattgcgaagatggcaacacaaagctcgataccgtactggaattgctgcagtggaaggcagagaatattgtgcctgacaaagaatttgagaagctactgaaaataatgaagaagaagcttccaaaggataacgaattgcccgacagtacgtacgcagcaaagaaggtcgtatgccctctaggattggaggtgcagaagatacatgcatgcgctaatgactgcatcctctaccgcggtgcttagaaggatttgaacgcatgcccggtatgcggtgcattgcggtataaaatcagacgagatga
The Aegilops tauschii subsp. strangulata cultivar AL8/78 chromosome 3, Aet v6.0, whole genome shotgun sequence genome window above contains:
- the LOC109747006 gene encoding uncharacterized protein — translated: MDIPTDALVEILVRLPLIARLEARLVCRLWREVVTQRTWTDMRRLGNILAVDSEGLAHFAGHGRMSIVGTCNHIVCLCYDGDWGAGYPGGDVQLVNPATDYGFGLPELPLSDTAVMRKPGGWRWHETYVFARHPTTRQYKIVHVPCHLDRFCNPGMVQVFTLGEASWREVHAGPDSRRAPGACRLTDVDGTVYWVTKGRRKIMSLDLGDVRVKPVEPLPVPVKPARCRRRQRRRGDGMGPCLTNVHGRLGAAVEDDDDESVTVWALQGERWSRRYVVKAHRLAMPYFAHGDCVLTLGSAGKKFAVYWHNVSEAERSQGSVVQIRDKDRHNGEVLSSSYRIDRTFSYVRTTARPWSVTDRESAGVS